The Glycine soja cultivar W05 chromosome 3, ASM419377v2, whole genome shotgun sequence genome window below encodes:
- the LOC114406816 gene encoding pentatricopeptide repeat-containing protein At2g30780-like — MKRVCRFSSDATTRAALLLLMQSHHNFHGFSNPKTTFSPSFATALSHHRNVHTVPNIYSDITPLFTAKSCSSPKQDLINKVTILKNELIRDSCDSARVQTILDDSFDTLFRRHPNGSALLKLMNQLNSNPSLALQVFSWRRKRSNAENPMDAYEYSKGIKAAGRSGNVDLAVKLFKEAAVKGIKTTGTYNALMGAFMFNGLPDNCQSLFCDLKRDLTCDPSIATYNILLSVYGRLMLVDHMEATFSEIQRLNLAMNICTYNHLIAGYITAWMWDDMEKVFQMLKLSSVEPNMKTHLLMLRGYANSGNLEKMEEMYSFIRDHVNIKEISLIRCMICAYCRSSHADRLKKIELLLKFIPQKEYRPWLNVLLIKLYAKEDWLAKMENAINEAFEHGTSITTKGILRRIIATYYRCNAVEKLENFVRRAEISGWSICRSLYHCKLVMYGSQMTLLEMHNVLEEMENVKLKCSKKTLWIMYKAYMSRGQISMVLKTLGQMFKHGYEVPLSAFP, encoded by the exons ATGAAGCGAGTGTGTAGATTCTCTTCTGACGCAACAACGCGAGCAGCTCTGTTGTTGCTCATGCAATCCCATCATAATTTCCATGGATTCTCAAACCCCAAAACCACTTTCTCTCCCTCCTTCGCCACCGCCCTATCTCATCATCGCAATGTTCATACCGTCCCAAACATATACTCTGACATCACTCCCTTGTTCACCGCCAAGTCTTGCTCTTCGCCGAAACAGGATCTCATCAACAAGGTCACGATTCTCAAAAACGAGCTCATTAGAGATTCCTGCGACTCTGCTAGGGTTCAGACCATTTTGGACGATAGTTTCGACACTTTGTTTCGGCGTCACCCCAATGGATCTGCGTTACTCAAGCTTATGAATCAATTGAATTCAAATCCTTCCCTTGCCCTCCAG GTGTTTAGTTGGAGAAGAAAGAGATCGAATGCTGAAAACCCTATGGATGCGTATGAGTACTCAAAGGGTATAAAAGCTGCAGGTAGATCTGGGAATGTTGATTTAGCTGTTAAGCTCTTTAAGGAGGCTGCTGTCAAAGGTATCAAGACGACCGGCACTTACAATGCGCTTATGGGTGCTTTTATGTTCAATGGTCTTCCTGATAACTGTCAGtctttgttttgtgatttgaagAGGGATCTGACTTGCGATCCTTCTATTGCCACGTACAATATTCTTCTATCTGTTTATGGTAGGCTGATGCTCGTTGATCACATGGAAGCAACATTCAGTGAGATACAAAGGTTAAACCTCGCCATGAACATCTGCACTTACAATCACTTGATTGCTGGATATATCACGGCTTGGATGTGGGATGATATGGAAAAGGTGTTTCAAATGCTGAAGTTGAGCTCTGTTGAGCCTAACATGAAAACCCACCTTCTAATGCTTCGTGGGTATGCAAATTCGGGTAATCTTGAAAAGATGGAAGAGATGTATTCCTTTATAAGGGATCATGTTAATATAAAGGAAATTTCATTAATCAGATGTATGATATGTGCCTATTGTAGAAGTTCTCATGCAGATAGACTTAAGAAGATAGAGTTATTGTTGAAGTTTATTCCACAAAAAGAGTACAGGCCATGGTTAAATGTTTTGTTGATTAAACTCTATGCCAAGGAAGACTGGTTAGCGAAAATGGAGAATGCTATAAATGAGGCATTTGAGCATGGGACTTCTATAACAACCAAGGGTATTTTGAGACGCATAATTGCAACTTATTATCGATGTAATGCAGTAGAAAAGCTAGAAAATTTTGTGAGACGTGCGGAAATCTCTGGGTGGAGTATCTGCCGATCCTTATATCATTGTAAGCTAGTCATGTATGGGTCACAGATGACCTTACTCGAAATGCATAATGTCCTTGAAGAGATGGAAAATGTCAAGCTTAAATGCTCAAAGAAAACATTATGGATAATGTACAAAGCTTACATGAGCCGTGGCCAGATTTCCATGGTTTTAAAAACATTGGGACAAATGTTCAAGCATGGATATGAAGTTCCTTTGAGTGCATTTCCATAA